The DNA window TCCAGTAGGGGGCTCACTAGAACACATTGACTTAAATTCATATGGATTTAACCCATACGGAAATTTTTAAAAGCCGAAAGACGAAATACATGTGTTTCATTGTTTtaagaaagtgtttttttttttttttttttttttttagaatattttataataaattaaaaaaaaataaaaccttaTTCTAGTTTTGTTTTGATTATGTTTAAAGTATCGGCTACTTTAATCAAATGCACTGTATACCCGCAGAACATTTCACTTAGCCCAAGTGCAGCCTAAAATAAAAGGCTTTAACGTTAGTATTAAAAACTGAACTTAAAACATTCCCTTAATGAATTTCAGCTACTTTCGCGATTGCTTCTTTCGCGTCTGCTGTTTCACAGTTATGTTTGGACAAACAAAAGTGTGAGTTTGATCTTCAATTCCTCGGTATCCAATATTCAAAACATCTCCCGAGGTCGGATCTCCGCGTCGTGCAGTTGATATTCGGGGGAGCGTGTGTCCAGGTTTGCATGTGACGTCAGGGCCCGGTGACGTCAGAGCCAGTGTCTGTGTGTTGCTCTTCCCACAGGCTCTTCGGCCAGAAGTTATTAGTCAGCTCGGGACGAGGCAGTTTCCCATTCCATTTCCTCATCTGTAGCCTTCTGCCTTAAACCCTCCTGTATGGTGGATATTCTACCCCATCCTTCTTTCTTGGGTGATATGGGGGATCATTCAAAAAGTAAGTGCTGGATGTTTATTTTACGTTTTTGAGTTTTTCCGTCATTGCACAAGAAGTTTGAATATcgtttaatgcaaaaaaaatagttttactgTACACCGTATTGCattaataatatttacctttttttcccctaaatttaaaaaataaaaagcacgACTTGATTGCAAACAGTTTTTGGTGCAGCCAAAACACGAACTTTTATAATAAAACAGTGAACGACATTTTGTGGTCTAGTGACATTCAAAACGAAGGGTGCATGCATGAAATACGAGCTCTTAGGTATAATTTTGTATACATTTACACGACGATGGTGTTTTGCGGGATCGAATAATCCCTGCTTTCCATATTCAGAGAAGTCTGGAATCGCCATGTGTGTAGGCTGTGGAAGTCAGATCCATGATCAGTACATCCTGCGAGTGTCCCCGGACCTGGAGTGGCACGCAGCCTGTCTGAAGTGCGCAGAATGCAGTCAGTACCTGGACGAGACGTGCACTTGCTTCGTCCGAGACGGCAAGACTTATTGCAAGAGAGATTACGTACGGTACGAGCCACTATTTGTGATTTCACAGCTTTGGAATTTCGTCGAGGGCCCCTTTTTCACAGATTCTTGACCCAAACAGATCTAGATATATGGGAAACTCTGCAGTAGCGTTTTTACTATAAACTATAACGAATTAAAAGCCTTTGTTGCAAAAAGCATCGATTGCAATTATATTATTGCATCAGGCTATGCTATAAtataattgtaaataaaatagcTATAAGATATTTAGAGGAAATTGTAATTCTTTCTTATTTCAGCACAAATCCATTTCATGGAGTGTTTGGTTAATATATTACAGTCATGTTTGATTTAGGCTTGCCATGCTTGTATTCTAGGACCggtgtttgatcagttttgttTTCAAGTTTGCTTTGTAAAGAAATATAAATCCGTTGGTAACACTTTCTGTAAAGCCTGTAAGGGTATTTTTGATGATGCATTATAATGTTTTCATTGTGTGTAACACACCTTAGGCTATCAACTGCATGCTCTAATAAATATATGAAACCTCAGATATAACCTAAGactataatgcattaaaataattgtCAAACACACAGTGTTAGAATCTATAGGCTACTCATTATAATCTTCAGTCTTTACTCCCAAAAATAAATGcgtacaaatattaataaaaggaTAAACGCATGTTGTTATAATATGTATTATTGTTTTATAGATTGTTTAAAACAAGAGTTATCGTTGTGTTCACGGTCTGTTTTTCTCGGCCTTGTAAAATCGAGCTGAGGTGGGTTGGACGATTTTGGAAACTACCactaaaataagaaaatgtttCTTCTGGAAATTGCAGATTATTCGGGATCAAATGCGCCAAATGTAATATCGGTTTCTGCAGTAGTGATCTGGTGATGAGGGCCCGGGATAACGTCTATCACATGGAGTGTTTCAGGTGCTCGGTGTGCAGCAGGCATTTGCTCCCGGGAGATGAGTTCTCTCTGCGGGACGAGGAGCTGCTCTGCCGGGCGGACCACGGGCTGCTAATGGAGCGCGCTTCAGCCGGGAGCCCCATAAGTCCCGGAAACATTCACTCCAACAGGCCCCTGCACATCCCAGGTAGCagtaacaatattattattaataaaattactactaataataataattacagcgCCCAAGTAAGACATTTATGTTCAGGAATTCAGAATTCATTTGATAGCCTACATAATTCGGGTGCTGTAGTAGGCTAACAAAAATAACACAGTTTATGTATTACAACATGTAATAATGTGAAGTGTGACTATAATCATATCATATATTATACAGAaatataataacattaataacgTCATTGTTATTATAGTCGTTGTGAAATAGgctaatataatttaattacgACCAATGTGAGATTCCTGTCTTTAATTCGGTGTGTTACCGCTAATCAGCTTGTGAAACTGTTAACAAACTGAAACGAGCTTGTGTTCTGTGCCTGCAGGCCAATTTAAAGATATTTGTTTTCGTGTAAAATCCCTGATGGCAGACTTGTAACTGGCTGAGATTGTTTGAGGATATTCTTGATCGAATTAACATGACCTGAAATTAATTTGAAACTGGTTATTGGCATAATGATTTGAAATTATAGCCGCAGCGTTTTTCTTAGTTTatcatgttttaataaaaataaattgcagTAGAGGTCTGTTATTATAAACATAATTTTGTGTTGTCTGATGACTTGGTTATAGGTATCGGATATCATtagaaatttattttttttgcgtTAAATACATTATCGATTAGTTTAACTTTTAACACTTAACTTTACATTTCGAGCCTTTAGATCGTCTAAAATAACCGGTTTTAATGTTGAACTGTATTGCTTTGATACCTGGCTGACTTAACGCTTAAACAGCATTAAACCAAACAAATATTCTGTTCGATTATGTGTCACTACTTAACCCTCTGCTAGTGCACTTATTGCATGTTATACTTTTATATGCCATGTCGATCCTTGAACATTTTGCACATACAGCAAAGTTGAGAGCATATTGAAGGCCCTATGGTGTTTTGACTGACACGCACTTGGCTACAGACCGATGTGTGTATGCACAATTTAACCTTCAAGTAAGCGTGCTCTTCTGCAGTGTGTCTAAATAATGAAATGACCTCTTAAGCTGAAAAGTGATTTACACGCCTTTTATTCGCAGAACCTGTGCCAGTTCGACAGCCACCTCACCGGAACCACGTTCACAAGCAGTCTGAGAAGACCACGCGTGTTCGGACAGTATTAAACGAAAAGCAGCTTCACACTCTCCGGACGTGTTATAATGCAAACCCGCGACCGGACGCGCTAATGAAAGAACAGCTCGTAGAAATGACCGGCCTGAGCCCACGAGTCATACGAGTGTGGTTTCAAAACAAACGCTGCAAAGACAAGAAGAGGTCCATACTTATGAAACAACTACAGCAACAGCAACACAACGACAAAACGGTAGGAATATTTTGCAACTCTAATGGCTGAAAAAATATATCTACAAGCAAGTTTAACTCTACAAGTTATTCAATGGTTCTTTGCAGCACCTTAGCAACCCTATTATATTACTTATTAGTGAATTGGATGTAAGCTACTTTGGAGATGAAAAGGTTTTTGATGTTACATAATAGGATTTTCTGGCTGTTCTATGGTATCAGGCTAGTTCTCGTTCTGtcgtttatattttatattgacATGTGAACGACTTAGCCTTGCTACATGCCgatatgcactcttaaaaataaaggttgaaAAAACTGGGTTTTCCCATGGTGCCACAAAAGAACCATTTGGGGTTCTTCCGAGAACCTTCCAttaaacagtttttaaaataacattttcgtAGTGTGAAGAACATTCTAAGAAAGAACATTTTTTCcgttataaagaaccttttgtgaaatttAAACGTTCCATAAATGTTAGTTTCTTCATG is part of the Garra rufa chromosome 25, GarRuf1.0, whole genome shotgun sequence genome and encodes:
- the isl2a gene encoding insulin gene enhancer protein isl-2a, which produces MVDILPHPSFLGDMGDHSKKKSGIAMCVGCGSQIHDQYILRVSPDLEWHAACLKCAECSQYLDETCTCFVRDGKTYCKRDYVRLFGIKCAKCNIGFCSSDLVMRARDNVYHMECFRCSVCSRHLLPGDEFSLRDEELLCRADHGLLMERASAGSPISPGNIHSNRPLHIPEPVPVRQPPHRNHVHKQSEKTTRVRTVLNEKQLHTLRTCYNANPRPDALMKEQLVEMTGLSPRVIRVWFQNKRCKDKKRSILMKQLQQQQHNDKTNLQGLTGTPLVAGSPIRHDTTVQGNPVEVQTYQPPWKALSEFALQSDLDQPAFQQLVSFSESGSLGNSSGSDVTSLSSQLPDTPNSMVPSPVET